From Rhodoferax sp. AJA081-3, the proteins below share one genomic window:
- a CDS encoding isochorismatase family protein gives MKASTNVRLLVIDPQNDFCDISRGAHPAPALPVTGADQDMQRLAAFIDRVGDTLSGIHVTLDSHNPIDIAHPTWWTNDKGQSPAPFTVITSKDLAAGLWRARDVRLQERSRQYVEQLESAQRYALVVWPEHCLIGHWGHNIHTAVAQSLDAWARRKLDVVDYVTKGTNPFTEHYSAVQAEVPDPSDPDTLLNSRLIHTLSDADVVIVAGEALSHCVANTVRDIANNFGEDNIAKLVLLTDCCNSVGGFEQLGVDFVAEMQARGMKTARSTDYMVQVEPR, from the coding sequence ATGAAGGCATCCACCAACGTCCGCCTGCTCGTCATCGATCCGCAAAACGACTTTTGCGATATTTCGCGGGGCGCCCATCCCGCGCCGGCCTTGCCGGTCACGGGTGCCGACCAGGACATGCAGCGCCTGGCTGCCTTTATAGACCGCGTGGGCGACACACTGTCTGGCATCCACGTCACGCTGGACTCGCACAACCCCATCGACATTGCCCACCCCACCTGGTGGACCAATGACAAGGGCCAGTCGCCCGCGCCGTTTACCGTCATCACGTCCAAAGACCTTGCAGCAGGCCTGTGGCGCGCGCGTGATGTGCGGTTGCAAGAGCGCAGCCGCCAGTACGTGGAGCAACTGGAGTCGGCCCAGCGTTATGCGCTGGTGGTGTGGCCCGAGCACTGCCTGATCGGCCACTGGGGCCACAACATACACACCGCCGTGGCGCAATCGCTGGACGCATGGGCACGCAGAAAGCTGGATGTGGTGGACTACGTGACCAAGGGCACCAACCCCTTTACCGAACACTACTCCGCCGTGCAGGCCGAAGTGCCAGACCCGTCGGACCCCGACACCTTGCTCAACAGCCGCTTGATCCACACGCTGTCCGACGCAGACGTGGTCATCGTTGCCGGCGAGGCGCTGTCGCACTGTGTGGCCAACACCGTGCGCGACATTGCCAACAACTTTGGCGAGGACAACATTGCCAAGCTGGTGCTGCTGACCGATTGCTGCAACAGTGTGGGAGGCTTTGAACAACTGGGTGTTGACTTTGTGGCAGAGATGCAAGCCCGCGGCATGAAGACCGCGCGCTCCACCGACTACATGGTGCAGGTCGAACCCCGTTGA
- a CDS encoding DUF4198 domain-containing protein, which yields MLRSVALLGCLWGPAAQCVQAHEFWLTPIASPQAVGTTVNLRLEVGEFFTGEAAGFSIPTTRALRHYRAGQPAQELRPFLPAEAPEAEVALALDTPGTHLLAYDSTPQYITLEANTFHAYLHDEGLDFVKTQREQAGTANSPARERYRRHIKTLIEVGPNPQAVQALDPTYAVHAGQRLELTPARNPLALAPGDALPITILFDNQPLAGALVKAWHKHNGQLVMIRATTSAQGEVTFNLPYAGDWMVSVVHMTPAVDGDEEGVDWDSFWGNLTFHVPSRSLQK from the coding sequence ATGCTGCGCAGCGTTGCGCTGCTGGGCTGCCTGTGGGGTCCAGCGGCGCAATGTGTGCAGGCACACGAGTTCTGGTTGACGCCCATCGCCTCACCGCAGGCGGTGGGCACAACGGTGAATCTCCGTCTGGAAGTGGGCGAATTTTTTACCGGCGAGGCAGCCGGTTTTTCCATTCCCACAACACGCGCACTGCGCCATTACCGCGCTGGGCAGCCCGCCCAAGAACTGCGGCCCTTTTTGCCAGCCGAGGCACCCGAGGCAGAGGTTGCTCTGGCGCTGGATACACCCGGCACCCACCTGCTGGCCTATGACAGCACGCCCCAATACATCACGCTGGAAGCCAACACGTTTCACGCGTATTTGCACGACGAAGGACTGGATTTTGTGAAGACCCAGAGAGAGCAGGCGGGCACCGCCAACTCACCCGCGCGCGAACGTTACCGCCGCCACATCAAGACGCTGATCGAGGTTGGCCCCAATCCCCAGGCCGTGCAGGCCCTGGACCCCACCTACGCCGTGCATGCAGGCCAGCGCCTGGAGCTGACGCCGGCGCGCAACCCGCTGGCACTGGCACCGGGGGACGCATTGCCCATCACAATACTGTTCGATAACCAACCCCTGGCAGGTGCACTGGTCAAGGCCTGGCACAAACACAACGGCCAGTTGGTGATGATCCGCGCCACTACATCGGCACAGGGCGAGGTCACATTCAACCTGCCCTATGCCGGTGACTGGATGGTGAGCGTGGTGCACATGACCCCGGCGGTCGATGGTGATGAAGAAGGTGTGGACTGGGACAGCTTCTGGGGCAACCTGACATTCCACGTGCCCAGCAGATCACTTCAAAAGTGA
- a CDS encoding MFS transporter, giving the protein MPPNATSAGRSLWALWRPKWLALPANDLLRDATYRRLWLSILISSFGGQITMLALPMTAAVLLHATPSQMGILTAMELLPFVLLSLPAGVWLDRVRKLPVYVVGEGLIAVVLASVPLAWYFDLLNMQFMYIVAFAIGCVFVTAGTAAQIVLTQVVPRERLVEAHAKNALASSGADVAGPGVAGALIKLVGAPFALLADAVLLAFSVFILRGLKVTENRINNEATHFWRDLKDGLRFVASQPLLVSLAVSVGAWQFFHQCAMVVQILYATRELGLNENQVGLCYVGLGVGTVLASIFGNRISRRIGPGPCLVLGFSVCGVGWLQLALVPTGVWGIVSFVGMLMCFGMGAVLLFINFLALRQAVTPEPLLGRMTSTMRWLILIPAGPGALAGGYVGEHLGLRYAMGIGGIGALLLAGWAWNHDSIRQIRSLPEPSTASA; this is encoded by the coding sequence ATGCCGCCCAATGCCACAAGCGCGGGGCGTTCACTGTGGGCGCTATGGCGCCCGAAGTGGCTTGCGCTCCCTGCCAACGACCTGCTGCGTGACGCCACGTACCGGCGTCTTTGGCTGTCTATTTTGATCAGCTCCTTTGGTGGCCAGATCACCATGCTGGCCCTGCCCATGACGGCGGCGGTGTTGCTCCACGCAACGCCGTCGCAGATGGGCATTCTCACGGCGATGGAGTTGCTGCCTTTTGTTCTGTTGTCCTTGCCAGCCGGGGTTTGGCTCGACCGGGTGCGCAAGCTGCCGGTCTATGTGGTGGGCGAGGGCCTGATAGCAGTGGTGCTGGCCAGTGTGCCGTTGGCCTGGTATTTCGACCTGCTGAACATGCAGTTCATGTACATCGTGGCCTTTGCCATCGGTTGTGTTTTTGTGACGGCCGGCACGGCCGCACAGATCGTACTGACACAGGTGGTGCCCCGCGAGCGCCTGGTCGAAGCCCACGCAAAAAATGCCCTGGCTTCGTCGGGTGCTGACGTTGCTGGTCCGGGCGTTGCCGGGGCCTTGATCAAGCTGGTGGGTGCGCCGTTTGCACTGCTGGCAGACGCCGTGTTGCTGGCCTTTAGCGTGTTCATCTTGCGCGGTCTGAAGGTGACCGAGAACCGCATCAACAACGAGGCAACCCACTTTTGGCGCGACCTGAAAGACGGCCTGCGCTTTGTAGCCAGCCAGCCCCTGTTGGTGTCACTTGCGGTATCCGTAGGGGCTTGGCAGTTCTTTCACCAGTGTGCGATGGTGGTGCAGATTCTGTACGCCACGCGCGAGCTGGGCTTGAATGAAAACCAGGTGGGCCTGTGTTACGTGGGCTTGGGCGTTGGCACTGTCTTGGCCAGCATTTTCGGCAACCGCATTTCGCGCCGCATCGGCCCCGGCCCTTGCCTGGTGCTGGGGTTTTCCGTCTGTGGCGTCGGCTGGCTGCAACTTGCACTGGTGCCCACAGGCGTGTGGGGGATTGTTTCGTTTGTAGGGATGCTGATGTGTTTTGGCATGGGCGCGGTACTCCTGTTCATCAACTTTCTGGCCTTGCGCCAAGCCGTCACCCCCGAACCCCTTTTGGGCCGCATGACCAGCACCATGCGCTGGCTGATCCTGATCCCGGCGGGGCCGGGTGCCCTTGCGGGTGGCTACGTGGGAGAGCACCTGGGGCTTCGCTACGCAATGGGTATTGGCGGCATAGGCGCACTGCTGTTGGCCGGCTGGGCGTGGAACCACGACAGCATTCGGCAGATCCGCAGCTTGCCAGAGCCCAGTACAGCGTCCGCATGA
- a CDS encoding sterol desaturase family protein: protein MTIWTDPHAWQWLGKAFAANFVREGLYYLLAALLLWLVVHKWLHKRLAHRVIAGWPTSADMRREMVYSFSTLLIFSAQGLVVFASVLRGDMVIYFKPGQYGYWWLALSLPAMLLWHDFYFYWTHRLLHSRWLFRRVHGVHHRSRNPSPWAAYAFHPLEAFINSLVTPLALMVVPLHGLVLLVFTFHQIVRNAHGHLSIETMPRGFARHWLGGRFTTTTHHHLHHETAQGNYGLWFTWWDRWMGTEREDYHARFEKVTQAHAART from the coding sequence ATGACTATATGGACTGATCCCCATGCGTGGCAATGGCTTGGCAAGGCCTTCGCCGCCAACTTTGTACGCGAGGGCTTGTACTACCTGCTCGCCGCGCTGCTGCTCTGGCTGGTGGTACACAAGTGGCTGCACAAACGTCTGGCGCACCGCGTGATTGCAGGCTGGCCCACCAGCGCTGACATGCGGCGCGAGATGGTGTATTCGTTCTCCACACTGCTCATCTTCTCGGCCCAGGGCCTGGTGGTGTTTGCCAGCGTCTTGCGTGGCGACATGGTCATCTACTTCAAGCCCGGCCAGTATGGCTACTGGTGGCTGGCGCTCAGCCTGCCTGCCATGCTGCTGTGGCATGACTTCTATTTCTACTGGACCCACCGCCTGCTGCACAGCCGCTGGCTGTTTCGCCGCGTGCACGGCGTCCACCACCGCTCACGCAACCCGTCGCCCTGGGCGGCGTATGCGTTCCACCCCTTGGAGGCCTTCATCAACAGCCTGGTGACCCCCCTGGCGTTGATGGTGGTGCCACTGCATGGGCTGGTGTTGCTGGTCTTCACCTTCCACCAGATCGTGCGCAATGCCCATGGGCATTTGTCCATTGAAACCATGCCGCGCGGCTTTGCCCGGCATTGGCTGGGTGGGCGCTTCACCACGACGACACACCACCACCTGCACCACGAAACCGCGCAGGGTAACTATGGGCTGTGGTTTACGTGGTGGGACCGGTGGATGGGGACCGAGCGGGAGGATTACCACGCGCGGTTTGAGAAGGTGACGCAGGCACACGCAGCACGCACCTGA
- a CDS encoding YqiA/YcfP family alpha/beta fold hydrolase, which yields MAVETLIFIAERIHLHAWLASNHTFTKPYRLSQRWHRRLPHAHPHILYLHGFRSSPGSPKARLTSAAVAERIPRIKWLCPTLLAAPKQAMQSRRPTAELFKVKADVANRLRLLERPLGTPALN from the coding sequence ATGGCTGTTGAGACATTAATTTTCATAGCTGAGCGTATTCATTTGCACGCCTGGTTGGCAAGCAATCATACATTTACAAAGCCCTATCGCTTGAGCCAACGATGGCATCGGCGACTTCCCCATGCACACCCACACATACTCTACCTGCACGGCTTTCGCTCGTCGCCCGGATCCCCCAAAGCACGCCTCACCTCTGCTGCGGTGGCGGAGCGTATTCCGCGCATCAAATGGCTCTGCCCCACCTTACTTGCAGCTCCCAAGCAAGCGATGCAGAGCCGCAGACCGACCGCCGAGTTGTTCAAGGTGAAGGCGGATGTGGCAAACCGCCTGAGGCTGTTGGAACGGCCGCTGGGCACGCCGGCTTTGAACTGA
- a CDS encoding NUDIX domain-containing protein, whose translation MPNPETDWTIIVTVDVVLFALHDKQLHVVLSRRPNEPFAGQWALPGGYVHQQEDTDSLAAALRVLRTKTGIAPPYLEQLYSFADGARDPRGWSVSLSYFALVDHAVLANAQTAAPGLGFDLVDVNAVPRLSFDHNRIFETALKRLRDKSAYSTLPCYLLPEQFTFAQVHETYEHVMGVALDKSAFRRKLTEMDVLEECKGQRVGGAHRPAQLFKVKADVANRLRLLERPLA comes from the coding sequence ATGCCAAACCCCGAAACCGACTGGACCATCATTGTCACTGTAGACGTGGTGCTGTTTGCACTGCACGACAAACAGCTGCATGTGGTGCTCAGCCGTCGCCCCAACGAGCCCTTTGCCGGCCAATGGGCATTACCCGGCGGTTATGTACACCAACAAGAAGACACCGACAGTCTGGCCGCTGCGCTGCGTGTGCTGCGTACCAAGACCGGCATAGCTCCGCCCTACCTGGAGCAGCTGTACAGCTTTGCCGATGGCGCGCGTGACCCACGGGGATGGTCAGTCAGCCTTAGCTACTTTGCACTGGTAGACCATGCGGTGCTGGCCAACGCACAGACTGCGGCACCGGGCCTTGGGTTTGATCTGGTGGATGTGAACGCCGTGCCACGCCTGTCGTTCGACCACAACCGTATTTTTGAGACTGCACTCAAACGTCTGCGCGACAAGAGTGCATATTCCACGCTGCCCTGTTACCTGTTGCCAGAGCAGTTCACCTTCGCCCAGGTGCACGAGACCTATGAACACGTGATGGGCGTGGCGCTGGACAAGAGTGCCTTCCGCCGCAAGCTGACTGAGATGGACGTGCTGGAAGAATGCAAAGGCCAGCGCGTGGGCGGCGCACACCGGCCGGCGCAGTTGTTCAAGGTGAAGGCGGATGTGGCGAACCGGCTGCGGCTGCTGGAACGACCGCTGGCCTAA